From one Rosa rugosa chromosome 4, drRosRugo1.1, whole genome shotgun sequence genomic stretch:
- the LOC133744231 gene encoding glutenin, low molecular weight subunit-like, translating to MARSAFVLITMFALVAASAFAQAPSATPKGEAPTAQQTQPPTTQTTQPPTQQQTQPPTQQQTQPPQQAQPPQQAQPPTTQQTQPPTTQGQAPTNQNQGQAPTSSKTTPSSAPTPSASSPSSSSSDSPTSSPTSSSPPAPPAATPSSTDAAAPSASPTGTAAAPASAATRVYAAGSVAAVAVAAWLLH from the coding sequence ATGGCTCGTTCCGCTTTTGTTTTGATCACCATGTTCGCCCTCGTCGCCGCCTCGGCTTTCGCTCAGGCTCCTTCCGCCACTCCTAAAGGTGAGGCTCCCACCGCCCAGCAGACTCAGCCTCCGACCACCCAGACCACTCAGCCTCCGACCCAACAACAGACTCAGCCTCCGACCCAACAACAGACTCAGCCTCCCCAGCAAGCTCAGCCTCCCCAGCAGGCCCAGCCTCCGACTACCCAGCAGACCCAGCCTCCGACCACCCAGGGTCAGGCTCCGACCAACCAAAACCAAGGTCAGGCTCCAACCTCCTCCAAGACTACTCCTTCCTCAGCCCCAACACCCTCGGCCTCCTCCCCCTCCTCATCTTCATCCGACTCTCCCACTTCGTCCCCAACCAGCTCCTCCCCACCGGCTCCACCAGCCGCAACCCCATCATCAACCGACGCCGCCGCCCCATCCGCCTCCCCGACCGGCACCGCTGCTGCACCCGCCTCCGCCGCAACCAGAGTCTACGCCGCCGGATCCGTGGCAGCCGTCGCCGTCGCGGCATGGCTGTTGCACTAG